The Juglans microcarpa x Juglans regia isolate MS1-56 chromosome 8D, Jm3101_v1.0, whole genome shotgun sequence genomic sequence gttaaaatattattttttaatattattattgttttgagatttgaaaaagttgaattatttattatattttgtgtgaaaatttgaaaaagttgtaatgatgagatgatatgagatgaaatcgtTTCTGCCGGGCAAACTGCAACTAAATTGTTATTTTAGTAGGCTTTATGAAAACTGATGTTCAATCATTTAGTAACTGGTGTGGTGAAGCCAATGAAATAGCATCCAGTAGGAAGGGGGTGTAGTTGCAGTTTGCCGCAGTAGGTATTGGAGGCGGTTTTGATTGTGGCTTTGAATTTGTTTATGCTCAGTTTGAGGTAAGTGATGATCCACTTGAGAAGATTACCACAGCTGAAGCTATTCGAACCCTAGTTGACTACTATCGCACTTCTCAGCACTGCTATGCAGCAAGAGAAAAAGTGGAGGAGATATCCAAAGTGGTAAGTTGTTCAAAGGCAGCATGAGTTTTCAATTGATTGACTGTTCTCATTACTTTGGTAGGCACTTGTTTAGTATCTGTGGTAAAGTTTGAGTAACAGTTGGAATTATTTGCCATATGTTGCAGAGAGGAACTGTGCTAGATTCAGGAGGTAGTCAGGCTAGTTTCTTGATGCAAGCCTTTACCTTGACCAAGCGTTCATTTGTTAACATGTCAAGGGACTTCGGGTATTACTGGCTTAGGCTTGTAATTTACATTATAGTCACTATCTGCATTGGAACCATCTATTTGAATATCGGGACGAGTTACACTTCAATTCTGGTACTTTtattccttcttctctttcacTTTCACTATTTAGTCTAAGGGACAAATCCAATACCTTAAATAACAAAAACTGACATCATAGGATGGGTTCAAACTAACATCAAACTAACACACATAACCACATTAAGCATAATGAAATCAAATTGATTCCTTTactaaaaatgtttttttttcttcacttgaCACGCGGCAGGCAAGGGGATCATGCGCATcttttgtgtttggttttgtaACATTCATGTCAATTGGcggttttccttcttttgttgAAGATATGAAGGCAAGTTTCATGATCCCATGCACCTATTTATATACTCAACTCATTTGGAGGTAGACTCTAATAACTTTAATTTTCTCTGTTGATATTCGCAGGTTTTCCAGAGAGAAAGGCTGAATGGCCACTATGGTGTAACCGCATTTGTCATCGGTAACACAGTGTCTGCAATGCCCTTCCTGATATTAATAACCTTCCTCTCTGGAACTGTTTGTTACTTTATGGTCCGCCTGCACCCGGGATTTGAGCACTATATATTCTTTGTACTATGCCTTTTTGCAAGTGTCACTGTGGTGGAGAGCTTGATGATGGCCATAGCCAGTATTGTCCCTAACTTCCTCATGGGTATCATCATTGGGGCTGGAATTCAGGTGTGTATCCTCTTGATACATAAATAAATTGCCAAGCCTATTAAATTTCTATGATTAAAATGCTGCACCAATTGAACTGCCTGAGAATTTCCAAACAATTCACACTCGGTCACTTTGTCTTTAAGTTCACATTCATACAATCAAGAACTATCAGCACATATTCGGCTATTTTATTAAGTAACTCTGTTTCAACATTCAAgttaaaaataatgagttatTTGTGGTATCCTTCACATTTCAGGGCATATTCATGCTAGTCTCTGGGTACTTTAGGCTCCCAAATGACATTCCAAAGCCTGTGTGGCGCTACCCCATGTCATACATCAGCTTCCATTTCTGGGCTCTACAGGTAAAGATATGCCACCAGATCAACAACTGGTTGATAATGACATGCAGTCCAAGTAGTTCAATGACTAAAACAATTAAATCTTTTCAGGGGCAATACCAGAATGATCTCAAGGGCTTGTTGTTTGACAACCAAACACCTGGTCCTTTAAAGATACCGGGCGAGTACATCTTGGAAAATGTGTTCCAGATTAACGTTCATCGATCAAAGTGGGTGGATCTTAGTGTCCTCTTCAGCATGATAGTCGTCTACcgcatcatcttcttcatcatgatcaaagttagtgaggatgtaacaccctggATCAGAGGTTACATGGCTAGAAGAAGAATGCAACTGAAGAATGGTAATCAACAGACAACAATTGCTCCTGATGGTCTTACCCAATCTCCTTCTCTGAGAAATTATGTGAAGACTCGTACAAGAGGTACCAGTAAAAGGTAGACAAGAGATAGTGATATTACAGAGAATAAAATGGAATGAAAAGTCATCTCACCATGGAGTTTGAACAAGGAATGTATGTAGCAAATGCTTTGGGAGACATAATTCTCTCCatcttttaacaattttttactTCCATTTCTTACCATATGTATTTCTGGCTACcttatatttcaattttgtgCTTGATAAGACAGAAATCACCTTCAAATAGATTGGGATCAgcttaggtatcgtttggattcgaatatgagttgagatgagttgtgaatagtagtgagatgagttatgaatagtagggagatttgtgagttaaagttgatgaataataatgaatagtagtgagatgagttgaaatgagttgagatgacttgcgaatacaaaccgggcatGAATCTtcttgtaacgccccaaacccccAAATAGTAAATTGTTTTTGTCCCTTTTGGGCAACAGCTAAACTAAGATCATGACAGGTGACCTTCgtctttttcttataaaaaaaaaaaaagaaaaagcgaaAACTAAGATAttttccaatacaaaatattgcATGCTTGTGTGTCAGAACAA encodes the following:
- the LOC121241882 gene encoding ABC transporter G family member 11-like, with the translated sequence MSNPATNHVVMEIEANKPAGNGIVVAGLSPLSETLWRDKANTEFIGDVSARLTWKDLTVMVTLSNGETQKVLEGLTGYAEPGTFTALMGPSGSGKSTLLDALSSRLAANAFLSGTILLNGRKTKLSFGTAAYVTQDENLIGTLTVRETISYSARLRLPDKMPWSEKRALVESTIIEMGLQDCADTVIGNWHLRGISGGEKRRVSIALEILMRPRLLFLDEPTSGLDSASAFFVTQTLRGLSRDGRTVIASIHQPSSEVFELFDRLYLLSGGKTVYFGLASEAYGFFAQAGFPCPVLRNPSDHFLRCINSDFDKVKATLKGSMKLRFEVSDDPLEKITTAEAIRTLVDYYRTSQHCYAAREKVEEISKVRGTVLDSGGSQASFLMQAFTLTKRSFVNMSRDFGYYWLRLVIYIIVTICIGTIYLNIGTSYTSILARGSCASFVFGFVTFMSIGGFPSFVEDMKVFQRERLNGHYGVTAFVIGNTVSAMPFLILITFLSGTVCYFMVRLHPGFEHYIFFVLCLFASVTVVESLMMAIASIVPNFLMGIIIGAGIQGIFMLVSGYFRLPNDIPKPVWRYPMSYISFHFWALQGQYQNDLKGLLFDNQTPGPLKIPGEYILENVFQINVHRSKWVDLSVLFSMIVVYRIIFFIMIKVSEDVTPWIRGYMARRRMQLKNGNQQTTIAPDGLTQSPSLRNYVKTRTRGTSKR